GCCAACGACCCGGCCTGGATAATGCGGGACAAGGGCGATCGGCTTGCCTACAACCGGGTCTGGGTCAAGGCACTAGGGGAGATGCCCGACGACCCGGTGCTGCACACGGCGACACTGTTGTACTCCTCGGACACCACCGTGCTGGACTCGGTCATTACCACCCATGGTCTGTCCTGGGGCTTCGATCGCATCTTTGCGGCCTCTGCCAACCACTCGGTGTGGTTTCACCGGCAGGTCAACTTCGATGATTGGGTGCTCTACTCGACGTCGTCACCGGTGGCCGCCGATTCACGTGGGTTGGGTTCGGGGCACTTTTTTGATCGCTCGGGGAAGCTCATCGCAACTGTGGTGCAGGAAGGTGTGTTGAAGTATTTTCCCGCCACCCCTGACAGTGCGGCAGGACGCTCGTAGGATTCCGGGTCAGCACGGCTGTGATCAGGCGTAACGTTCCTGGTAGCCAGATGACCGATGGTGGCAGCGGCCGGCGAGCCGCTGAATTGCCAGCGAGCGAACCCGGAGGTGACTGTGAAGCTGCCGTCGGCCGATGTGGTACCGAGGCTCCGTGGTCGCCAGCGTGTAGTCGTGCACGTCGATTCCCGCACGGCCCGCTGTGTCGGCGCGCTGGCGCTGGTGTGCGCGGCCTGCTGGCTGATCGCGCTGCTCGCCGGCGACTACCGGCACGCCCAGTGGGCGGTCGCCGGCCGGTTGGGCTGGTCGCTGACGGTCCTGGCTGCGGTGGCATTCATTGCTCGCGGCATCTTCCTGGGCCGCCCGGTCACGGCCATGCATGCGACCGCGGCCGGCCTATTTTTGCTCGCCGGACTGGCTGCCCACGTGTTGGTCGCAGATCTGCTCGGTGAGATTCTGATAGCCGGTTCGGGATGGGCACTGATGTGGCCGACGTCGGCGCATCCGCGACCCGAAGATCTGCCCCGCGTGTGGGCGTTGATCAATGCCACCCGCGCGGACTCGCTTGCTCCGTTTGCCATGCAGGCGGGCAAGAGCCATCACTTCAGCGCGGCCGGCACCGCGGCTCTGGCGTATCGGACCCGTATCGGCTATGCGGTGGTCAGCGGCGACCCGATCGGCGACGAGGCGCAATTCCCCCAGCTGGTCGCCGACTTCGCGGCCATGTGTCACATGCACGGCTGGCGAATCGTGGTCGTGGGCTGCAGCGAACGACGGCTCGGCCTGTGGAGCGACCCCATGGTGGTCGGACAATCGTTGCGGCCCATACCGATTGGCCGGGATGTCGTCATCGACGTGTCTAACTTTGAGATGACCGGGCGTAGGTTTCGCAACCTGCGTCAGGCGGTGAAACGCACCCACAATTTCGGCGTCACGACCGAGATCGTCGCTGAACAGCAACTCGACGACCAGCGGCAGGCGGAGCTGGCCGAGGTGCTGGCGGCGTCACCTAGCGGCGCCCGCACCGATCGCGGCTTTTGCATGAACCTGGACGGCGTGCTGGAGGGTCGATACCCCGGAATACAACTGATCATCGCGCGAGACGCATCGGGTCGGGTGCAGGGTTTCCACCGGTACGCGACCGCCGGCGGCGGCAGCGACATGTCTCTGGATGTACCGTGGCGGCGCCGCGGGGCCCCGAACGGGATCGATGAGCGGCTCAGCGCTGACATGATTGCGGCCGCCAAAGATGCTGGGGTACAACGGTTGTCACTGGCATTCGCCGCGTTCCCCGACCTTTTCGGCGCCAACCAGCTCGGCCGCCTGCAGCGTGTCTGCCGTGCGTTGATCCATATCCTCGATCCGTTGATCGCTCTCGAGTCGTTATACCGATACCTGCGCAAGTTCCACGCGCTGGATGAGCGGCGTTACGTGCTGATATCGATGACTCAGGTCTTTGCGCTGGCGTTGGTGTTGTTGTCGCTGGAGTTCGTCCCGCGGCGGCGACATCTCTGATCCGTCGCTATGGACAGCTCGGCGCATTGAATGTCGTTGGGCAGGTGGTGGGTGGCTACCACCACGGTCCGCATAGCGCTCATGATCCCGGAGTTCGGGGCCAGCAGATCGCGCAGAAGGTCGGCGTTGGCGGCGTCGAGGTGTTCGACAGGTTCGTCGAGCAACACGATCCGAGCCGGGGAAAGCACCGCCCGGGCGAGCAGCAACCTTCTGCGCTGACCCGCCGAGACCGCTTGCGCGCCACCGATCAACACCGTCGACAACCCCTCGGGCAGGCCGGCGAGCCAGCCGCACAGGCCGACCCGATCCAGGGCCTCGATCAGTTCGTCATCGGGGCAGTCTCCTCGGGCGGTCAGCAAGTTGTCCCGAACGGTGGTAGCAAAGATATGCGCATCTTCAGCGAAAAAGCTGACAGCGCTGCGTAATTCATCCTCATCGAAGTCGCTCAGGTTAGTTCCGTCCAGCAACACCCGGCCGTGCACCGGCGGCAGCAAGCCGGCCAGCGTCATCAACAGCGTCGTCTTGCCGGCGCCGCTCGCGCCGGTGACGGCCAGCCGGGCACCCGGCGGTAGGTCAATCGTCACCCGGATCGACTGCGCCTCTTGGTGACCGCAACACACGTCGGCCGCTAGCACCCCGGTACCTACCGGCAGTCGCGCCGACACCGTGGATTCGGTCTCGCGGACCCGGTTTGACCCAGTCAGGTCGAGCAGACGAGCCGCCGCGATGCGCGACCGTGTCAACTGGACGGCGGCGGCGGGTAGTGCAACGGTCGCCTCGAATGCGGACAGCGGCAACAACATCAGGATGGCCAGTGTTGTGGGCGCGACCGTGGGGGCCATGCCGATCCCGGCCACCAC
Above is a window of Mycobacterium tuberculosis H37Rv DNA encoding:
- the cydC gene encoding cytochrome biosyntheisis ABC transporter ATP-binding protein/permease CydC (transmembrane ATP-binding protein ABC transporter involved in transport of component linked with the assembly of cytochrome); translated protein: MNRPSAVSRRQRDLLAASGLLGPRLPRILAAVALGVLSLGSALALAGVSAWLITRAWQMPPVLDLSVAVVAVRAFAISRGVLHYCERLATHDTALRAAGRARTLIYHRLAHGPAAAAVGLHSGDLAARVGADVDELANMLVRALVPIAVAAVLAVAATAVVAAVSVPAAVVLAVCLLVAGVVAPWLAGRTAAAQEAIARQHRGMRDTSAMIALEHAPELRVAGALRNVIADSQRRQHAWADALDAAARTGAIAEAMPTAAIGASLLGAVVAGIGMAPTVAPTTLAILMLLPLSAFEATVALPAAAVQLTRSRIAAARLLDLTGSNRVRETESTVSARLPVGTGVLAADVCCGHQEAQSIRVTIDLPPGARLAVTGASGAGKTTLLMTLAGLLPPVHGRVLLDGTNLSDFDEDELRSAVSFFAEDAHIFATTVRDNLLTARGDCPDDELIEALDRVGLCGWLAGLPEGLSTVLIGGAQAVSAGQRRRLLLARAVLSPARIVLLDEPVEHLDAANADLLRDLLAPNSGIMSAMRTVVVATHHLPNDIQCAELSIATDQRCRRRGTNSSDNNTNASAKT